Proteins from one Triticum aestivum cultivar Chinese Spring chromosome 7A, IWGSC CS RefSeq v2.1, whole genome shotgun sequence genomic window:
- the LOC123148363 gene encoding LRR receptor-like serine/threonine-protein kinase FLS2, which translates to MEPPPKMLASLKITILMMMMASSVALASVAAVPGGQARALLVWKASLDNQSQHALRSWGNMSSPCNWRGITCGTDVHRRRRRPVISGISLREMRLGGTLESLNFSSLRTLTRLDLSHNHIARSIPPSIEVLGELRALLLQGNQIRGSIPLGLGNLTKLRVLMLHENEVSGEIPMHIGDMSNLETLNFSINHLVGHIPSEVGHLKRLVRLDLSNNNLSGQIPRELSWLLQLEILDLDSNMLIGSIPNSLGNLTNLTTLYLRGNQLSRQIPRELSWLLQLEILNLDSNMLIGSIPNSLGNLTNLTTLYLHGNQLSGQIPQELGYLENLEKFSLWYNTLTGFIPNNIGNLTKLTILYLQENQISRHIPQELGRLVNLEDLKLGSNALTGPIPNCLDNLTKLTIWDIYDNQLSGHIPRELGYLENLEELWLCDNTLTGSIPYSIGNLTKLTALYLYSNRLSGHIPRELGHLENLEDLELSNNALAGSIPNSLGNLTKLTSLCLDSNQLSGHIPLELGYLENLVDLNLRNNTLTGSIPNGLGNLTNFSTLYLDSNQLSGHIPRELGYLEYLEELVLSDNQLFGHIPRELGYSVNLEYLSLRNNSLTGPIPNSLGNLTHLYKLDFGQNQLSGQIS; encoded by the coding sequence ATGGAGCCCCCACCCAAAATGCTTGCCTCTCTCAAGATAACCAtactgatgatgatgatggcctcctctGTCGCACTTGCGTCGGTAGCAGCGGTGCCCGGAGGACAAGCAAGAGCGCTCCTCGTCTGGAAAGCAAGCCTCGACAACCAAAGCCAGCATGCCCTGCGCTCCTGGGGAAACATGTCATCGCCCTGCAATTGGCGCGGCATCACTTGCGGTACCGATGTGcatcggcgccggcggcggccggtgATCAGTGGCATCTCTCTGCGCGAGATGCGACTAGGTGGGACGCTGGAGTCCCTCAATTTCTCATCCTTGAGGACCCTGACACGCCTCGACCTCTCGCACAACCACATTGCTAGGAGCATTCCACCCAGTATTGAGGTCCTCGGAGAGCTCCGCGCTCTCCTTCTGCAAGGCAACCAGATAAGAGGCTCAATCCCACTAGGTCTAGGAAATCTCACAAAATTGCGCGTCTTAATGCTTCATGAAAATGAAGTCTCCGGTGAAATACCAATGCATATAGGCGATATGAGTAATCTTGAGACGCTCAACTTCTCAATCAATCACTTAGTTGGTCATATCCCTTCTGAAGTAGGCCACCTAAAGCGCTTGGTTAGATTAGATTTATCTAACAATAATCTTTCTGGGCAAATTCCACGAGAACTAAGTTGGTTATTGCAGTTGGAGATCTTAGATCTCGATAGCAACATGCTAATAGGTTCCATCCCAAATAGCTTAGGAAATTTGACAAACCTCACAACCTTGTACCTTCGTGGTAACCAACTTTCTAGGCAAATTCCAAGAGAACTAAGTTGGTTATTGCAGTTGGAGATCTTAAATCTCGATAGCAACATGCTAATAGGTTCCATCCCAAATAGCTTAGGAAATTTGACAAACCTCACAACCTTGTACCTTCATGGTAACCAACTTTCTGGGCAAATTCCACAAGAACTAGGTTATCTTGAGAACTTAGAGAAGTTCTCGCTTTggtacaacacactaacaggtttcATCCCAAACAACATAGGAAATTTGACAAAACTCACTATCTTATATCTTCAAGAAAACCAAATTTCTAGACACATCCCTCAAGAACTAGGTCGCCTTGTGAACTTAGAGGATTTGAAGCTTGGTAGTAACGCACTAACTGGTCCCATCCCAAATTGCCTAGataatttgaccaaactcacaatcTGGGATATTTACGACAACCAACTTTCTGGACACATCCCTCGAGAACTAGGTTATCTTGAGAACTTAGAGGAGTTGTGGCTTTGcgacaacacactaacaggttccatcccataCAGCATAGGAAATTTGACAAAACTCACAGCCTTGTATCTTTACAGCAACCGACTTTCTGGACACATCCCTCGAGAACTAGGTCACCTGGAGAACTTAGAGGACTTGGAGCTTAGCAACAACGCACTAGCAGGTTCCATCCCAAACAGCCTAggaaatttgaccaaactcacatcCTTGTGTCTTGACAGCAACCAACTTTCTGGACACATCCCTCTAGAACTAGGCTACCTTGAGAACTTAGTGGACTTGAATCTTAGAAACAatacactaacaggttccatcccaaacgGCCTAGGAAATTTGACCAACTTCTCAACCTTGTATCTTGACAGCAACCAACTTTCTGGACATATCCCTCGAGAACTAGGTTATCTTGAGTACTTAGAGGAGTTGGTGCTTAGCGACAACCAACTTTTTGGCCACATTCCCCGAGAATTAGGTTATTCAGTCAACTTAGAGTACTTGTCTCTTAGAAATAATTCACTAACAGGTCCCATCCCAAATAGCCTTGGCAATCTGACACATCTTTATAAATTGGACTTTGGCCAGAACCAACTTTCTGGGCAAATTTCATGA